The proteins below come from a single Drosophila miranda strain MSH22 chromosome Y unlocalized genomic scaffold, D.miranda_PacBio2.1 Contig_Y1_pilon, whole genome shotgun sequence genomic window:
- the LOC117191417 gene encoding uncharacterized protein LOC117191417, whose protein sequence is MCNFCSQQESPCPSIPYACPNCPVREITRSCSLQRRIICRDHLLPDKNRPYPNQWDTMPEKWLELNRKLIATMAEKMHRSTQAIHYMLLRLLHANYAGVLQIVRRRRAYKVPISGYPDALFSNFSLFNDLGYISIPMAPEAVGKLMRMMQDYVSQMQLLNRQYKWFRNGQDKGDLVGLLGKQDELLKLLRVMFRDSDSTFIKDMLTTLLYLDLFVVFGKWTVDRKRSNMIRGISDLYAGVAGSKAQNPTRSPLKVTAEKMANPPICSAYKTADPETRTMVVKPKPQRAP, encoded by the coding sequence ATGTGCAACTTCTGCAGCCAGCAAGAGAGCCCCTGTCCGTCGATTCCCTACGCCTGTCCGAACTGTCCGGTACGGGAAATCACCAGGAGTTGTTCGCTGCAGCGGAGGATCATCTGCCGTGACCATCTACTGCCGGACAAGAACAGGCCATACCCAAACCAGTGGGATACGATGCCCGAGAAATGGCTGGAGCTGAACCGCAAGCTGATCGCCACGATGGCCGAGAAGATGCATCGCTCAACGCAGGCCATCCACTACATGCTGCTGCGCCTGCTTCACGCCAACTACGCCGGTGTCTTGCAGATCGTTCGAAGGCGTCGGGCGTACAAGGTTCCGATAAGTGGCTACCCGGACGCCCTTTTCTCCAACTTCTCTCTGTTCAACGATCTGGGGTATATCTCCATTCCAATGGCTCCGGAGGCTGTCGGGAAGCTGATGCGGATGATGCAGGACTATGTGTCCCAAATGCAGCTGCTGAACCGCCAGTATAAGTGGTTCAGAAACGGCCAGGACAAGGGCGACCTGGTGGGCCTGCTGGGGAAGCAGGACGAGCTTCTGAAGCTGCTTCGTGTCATGTTTAGAGACAGCGACTCGACGTTCATAAAGGATATGCTCACGACGCTGCTCTATCTGGATCTGTTCGTTGTTTTCGGCAAGTGGACGGTGGATAGAAAGCGCTCCAACATGATAAGGGGTATCTCAGACCTGTACGCTGGCGTAGCGGGCTCAAAAGCCCAGAACCCGACTCGTTCTCCATTGAAAGTTACTGCAGAAAAGATGGCAAATCCCCCAATTTGCTCGGCATATAAAACAGCAGACCCGGAGACCAGGACCATGGTAGTAAAACCCAAGCCACAACGAGCTCCTTAA
- the LOC117190967 gene encoding LOW QUALITY PROTEIN: diacylglycerol O-acyltransferase 2-like (The sequence of the model RefSeq protein was modified relative to this genomic sequence to represent the inferred CDS: substituted 1 base at 1 genomic stop codon): MKIEWAPLKVPPRRRLQTLVTLLITFTCFILSITAIPIIVASLIYGGLILRSLILVYLVYILYDHKRNNSVIDGNGWLLNRSNRLYRHYRNYFPVELVKTAELPPNKNYILASFPHGILGXECRQIAAQEAMDSHPGQYIVTLKNRKGFVKMAIRTGSPIVPTFSFGEVDIFDQVPNPPNSLVRRVQTAVKQLTGISPLIPVGRGIFNYSFGFLPNRCRIVQVVGAPINVVKSDQPDAAYVDKVHGQVMEALEKMFEKYKKKYILNSKNTRLVIN, from the exons atgaaaattgaATGGGCTCCTCTCAAAGTCCCGCCGCGCAGGCGTCTGCAGACCCTAGTCACGCTTCTGATCACGTTTACGTGCTTCATTCTGTCAATAACTGCCATTCCGATTATTGTGGCTTCGCTG ATCTATGGTGGTCTGATTCTGCGCAGCTTGATACTCGTCTACTTGGTCTACATACTCTATGATCACAAGCGAAACAACTCCGTAATAGATGGAAATGG CTGGCTGTTGAACCGCTCTAATCGCCTGTATCGGCACTATCGCAACTACTTTCCCGTGGAACTGGTGAAAACAGCCGAGCTGCCACCAAACAAAAACTATATCTTGGCTAGCTTTCCGCACGGCATACTCGGGTAAGAATGTCGACAGATTGCCGCCCAAGAGGCCATGGACTCACATCCAGGGCAATACATTGTGACCCTAAAGAACCGCAAGGGATTCGTCAAAATGGCTATACGAACGGG ATCACCGATCGTTCCGACGTTTTCCTTTGGGGAGGTGGACATATTCGATCAGGTGCCCAATCCCCCGAATTCCCTGGTCCGTCGAGTGCAGACTGCGGTGAAACAGCTTACGGGCATATCACCTCTGATTCCAGTGGGTCGTGGAATCTTCAACTATTCCTTTGGCTTCCTGCCAAATAGATGTCGCATTGTACAAGTTG TGGGCGCCCCCATCAATGTGGTGAAAAGTGATCAGCCTGATGCCGCCTATGTGGACAAGGTGCATGGCCAGGTCATGGAGGCTCTGGAAAAGATGTTCGAAAAGTACAAGAAGAAATATATTCTGAACTCAAAGAACACCAGGCTGGTCATCAATTAA
- the LOC108160002 gene encoding LOW QUALITY PROTEIN: uncharacterized protein LOC108160002 (The sequence of the model RefSeq protein was modified relative to this genomic sequence to represent the inferred CDS: inserted 2 bases in 1 codon), with translation MEPAIEANAAAANLLRLIKQLLLEKAYDGVRMLFQSPNEASRNIQHMPLIAMDIYNDICVVNLVDEVNGREPELFDCANELLKLLAEHAPVQEIMMDLMEKIEESRSHAVFAAYMRALQVILVRQGQDKPQAVMWCLQSVFTRLKDLPLPEYLSEGYNEAAGRLVEQEKQVEDLLAHYITVGLFEAPGGDPFYLLALVEKRARWERKLNAAKXMTGQNVFLIEDMMPLHALAMYYHALFMRDLLPLTTPKIYSPLFLFESSLYLVIELLRQPEPPLQHCGLRLFEHMLINRGGASVPHSSLQLDVHKRFCDELCKIVGYSPQLGLRQLGLHVLRHYILAFDDQRKCLILKNLLETLQHDGLMGYLSAMFKDLVDKALMAHIRSGVAMPSEFRGKHFREMLMLCVCVLPNDVKSDLLLHADRICNAINILRYFALSDRGNVTGFCDILPEIEKRLLVPLGTALDFSMAHYKAYKERVENGQSASDDALMKKQLQMLAVNITNSGIADEGQLDVLTSSITSLEWLLSIYVRANEVIEQTAHQRKLLRRPRPQPQNPFRLLALYICVHNESEMIA, from the exons ATGGAGCCGGCTATCGAGGCAAATGCCGCGGCAGCTAACCTGCTGAGGCTTATCAAGCAGCTTCTGCTGGAGAAGGCATACGACGGCGTCAGAATGCTCTTCCAGAGCCCGAACGAGGCGTCCAGGAACATACAGCACATGCCGCTCATTGCCATGGACATATACAACGATATTTGCGTGGTCAACCTGGTGGACGAGGTTAATGGTCGGGAGCCGGAACTCTTCGATTGCGCCAACGAGCTGCTGAAACTGCTCGCCGAGCACGCGCCGGTGCAGGAGATTATGATGGATCTAATGGAGAAGATCGAGGAGAGCAGAAGCCACGCGGTCTTCGCGGCATACATGCGCGCTTTGCAGGTAATCCTTGTGCGCCAGGGCCAGGACAAGCCTCAGGCGGTGATGTGGTGTCTGCAGAGCGTGTTCACGCGCCTGAAGGATCTGCCGCTGCCGGAATATCTGAGCGAGGGCTACAACGAGGCTGCGGGCCGCCTCGTGGAGCAGGAAAAGCAGGTGGAGGATCTACTGGCCCACTACATCACCGTCGGCCTGTTCGAGGCTCCGGGCGGCGACCCCTTCTATCTGCTGGCCCTGGTGGAGAAGCGCGCCCGCTGGGAGCGCAAACTGAACGCCGCAAA GATGACTGGCCAGAACGTGTTCCTCATCGAGGATATGATGCCCCTGCATGCCCTGGCCATGTACTACCACGCACTCTTCATGCGCGACTTGTTGCCGTTAACAACACCCAAGATTTATTCGCCGCTCTTCCTGTTCGAGTCGAGCCTCTATCTGGTGATTGAGCTGCTCCGGCAGCCGGAGCCACCGCTGCAGCACTGCGGCCTGCGCCTCTTCGAGCACATGCTGATCAACCGCGGCGGCGCATCGGTGCCCCATTCCTCGCTACAGCTGGACGTCCATAAGCGATTCTGCGATGAGCTCTGCAAGATTGTCGGCTACTCGCCGCAGTTGGGATTGCGTCAGCTGGGACTGCACGTGCTCCGGCATTACATACTAGCGTTCGATGACCAGAGAAAGTGCCTGATCCTTAAGAACCTGCTGGAGACGCTACAGCACGACGGCCTGATGGGCTACCTAAGTGCCATGTTCAAGGACCTAGTGGACAAGGCCCTGATGGCCCACATAAGGAGCGGCGTCGCGATGCCATCCGAATTCCGCGGCAAGCATTTCAGGGAAATGCTGATGCTGTGCGTCTGCGTGCTGCCTAACGACGTTAAGTCGGATTTGCTGCTGCACGCCGATCGGATCTGCAACGCCATCAACATCTTGCGGTACTTTGCCTTGAGCGACAGGGGCAACGTCACCGGATTCTGTGACATTCTGCCAGAGATCGAAAAGCGTCTGCTGGTGCCCCTGGGCACGGCCCTGGACTTCTCGATGGCCCACTACAAGGCGTACAAGGAGCGCGTGGAGAACGGCCAAAGTGCCTCGGACGACGCCCTCATGAAGAAGCAGCTGCAAATGCTGGCCGTAAACATCACCAACAGCGGCATTGCCGACGAAGGACAGCTCGACGTGCTAACAAGCTCCATCACCAGCCTGGAATGGCTCCTGTCGATTTATGTGCGCGCCAACGAGGTAATCGAGCAGACCGCCCACCAGCGCAAACTCCTCCGCCGACCCCGGCCCCAGCCCCAGAACCCGTTTAGGCTCTTAGCTTTATACATTTGTGTCCATAACGAAAGCGAAATGATAGCGTAA
- the LOC117191067 gene encoding ubiquinone biosynthesis protein COQ9, mitochondrial-like yields the protein MFPEGGFALVSHFNGRCNAQLVQSLKEKTSKGQQEVENPLDFLVQAVRQRMEKIAPYKAQWPQAMSLIAQPQHASTALAQVLTLVDDICYYSGDRSVDFGWYTRSIGLATIMKMTELYLLQDTSAGNVQTWEFLKNRMDEAVQLQMALSQTEGMTHTFQRSFNSAFITARNILGLGFKRN from the exons ATGTTCCCGGAAGGTGGCTTTGCCCTCGTCTCCCACTTCAACGGCAGGTGCAACGCGCAGCTGGTGCAGAGCTTGAAGGAGAAGACGAGCAAGGGCCAGCAGGAGGTCGAGAATCCGCTCGACTTCCTGGTGCAGGCGGTGCGTCAGCGTATGGAGAAGATTGCCCCGTACAAGGCTCAATGGCCGCAGGCGATGTCACTGATAGCACAACCGCAGCACGCGTCGACAGCGCTGGCCCAGGTGCTCACCCTGGTGGACGACATCTGCTACTACTCGGGCGATCGATCCGTGGAC TTTGGCTGGTACACGCGGAGCATTGGCTTGGCGACCATCATGAAGATGACCGAACTGTACTTGCTGCAGGACACCTCCGCTGGCAACGTCCAGACGTGGGAGTTCCTCAAGAACCGCATGGACGAGGCCGTTCAGCTGCAAATGGCACTCTCCCAGACCGAGGGCATGACGCACACGTTTCAACGTTCCTTCAACTCGGCCTTCATAACG GCACGGAATATACTCGGCCTGGGATTTAAGCGAAATTAG
- the LOC117191418 gene encoding diacylglycerol O-acyltransferase 2-like, whose protein sequence is MGVEISKWLELFPQIWPKVGTLDQHFLVPFMREVLRAWGLVSVSKEALIHMLTKSNDPKHADNRDGFTSNALAILVGGALEAMDSHPGQYILTLKSRKGIVKMAIRTGSSIVTSFSFGEVDIFDQLANPTDSLLRRVQSVVKKLTGVAPLIPVGRGFFNYTFGFLPQRRHIVQVVGAPIDVVKSDQPDAAYVDKVHGQVMEALEKIFDQMHETEDVEWDEY, encoded by the exons ATGGGAGTGGAAATCTCCAAGTGGCTGGAACTGTTCCCCCAGATTTGGCCCAAGGTTGGCACTTTAGATCAGCACTTCCTTGTGCCATTTATGCGGGAGGTGCTGCGCGCCTGGGGGCTCGTGTCGGTGTCGAAAGAGGCCCTGATCCATATGTTAACTAAGTCGAATGACCCAAAGCATGCGGACAATCGCGATGGCTTCAcatccaatgcgttggccataCTTGTGGGTGGCGCTCTAGAGGCCATGGACTCGCATCCTGGCCAATATATACTGACCCTGAAGAGCCGCAAGGGAATCGTCAAAATGGCCATAAGAACAGG TTCATCGATTGTGACCTCATTTTCCTTTGGGGAGGTGGACATATTCGATCAGTTGGCTAATCCGACGGACTCCCTACTCCGTCGCGTACAGTCTGTGGTGAAGAAACTGACGGGCGTTGCCCCGCTGATTCCAGTCGGTCGCGGTTTCTTCAATTATACCTTCGGCTTCCTTCCCCAGCGCCGTCACATCGTTCAAGTCG TCGGCGCCCCCATCGATGTGGTAAAGAGTGATCAACCGGATGCCGCCTATGTGGACAAGGTGCATGGCCAGGTCATGGAGGCTCTGGAAAAGATATTCGATCA AATGCATGAAACTGAAGACGTGGAGTGGGATGAATACTAA